In Mucilaginibacter celer, one DNA window encodes the following:
- a CDS encoding glycosyltransferase family 87 protein, with protein MQKLAKLVYNKPFVYTLWFGLSLFLVVKGVLTHQGFNNYTIFKYNFLNTIHQHNLYAYQPEHYYDLNHYGPVFSIIMAPFAILPDSIGVILWVLFNAFILLKAIQTLPIKKDQYVVILLICAHELMTASANVQSNPMIAALIILGFNFIKRKQDFWAALMIALGAFIKLYGIVGLAFFFFSDNKLKFALSFVFWSAVLFVLPMAISSPSFIVQTYHDWYADLVVKNNDNQHSSMQEICITGLIRKVFNYQDLKNMYVIGPALVLFGLSYLRIKQYKTLQYQLLILCSVLIFAVIFSSSAESSTYIIAFAGVAIWFMNLDRPVTGFEIFLLVFALIITSLSPSDLFPDYIRTHYIVPYKLKSLPCFLIWLKIVYETLLRDFKAEKPAQAIVVE; from the coding sequence GTGCAAAAACTGGCTAAGCTCGTTTACAACAAACCTTTTGTGTACACACTGTGGTTTGGTTTAAGTTTATTTTTGGTTGTTAAAGGTGTGTTAACCCACCAGGGTTTTAACAATTACACCATTTTTAAATACAACTTTTTAAATACCATTCATCAGCATAACCTATACGCTTACCAGCCCGAGCATTATTACGATCTGAATCATTATGGCCCTGTGTTTTCTATCATTATGGCGCCATTTGCTATACTGCCCGATAGTATTGGTGTTATTTTATGGGTGCTGTTTAATGCGTTCATCCTGCTTAAAGCTATCCAAACGCTGCCGATAAAAAAAGATCAATATGTGGTGATTCTGTTGATCTGTGCGCACGAGTTGATGACAGCCTCGGCCAATGTACAAAGCAACCCTATGATAGCGGCATTGATCATCCTCGGTTTCAATTTTATAAAACGCAAACAAGATTTTTGGGCCGCGCTGATGATTGCCCTTGGAGCATTTATAAAGCTTTATGGGATAGTGGGTCTGGCATTCTTTTTCTTTTCGGATAACAAGCTGAAGTTTGCACTCAGCTTTGTATTTTGGTCGGCAGTGTTGTTTGTGCTGCCGATGGCTATCTCGTCGCCTTCGTTTATTGTACAAACCTATCATGATTGGTATGCCGATCTGGTGGTTAAAAACAATGATAACCAGCATTCGTCCATGCAGGAAATTTGTATTACCGGTCTCATCCGTAAGGTATTTAATTACCAGGATTTGAAGAATATGTATGTGATAGGCCCGGCTTTGGTATTGTTTGGATTGTCGTATTTAAGAATTAAACAGTACAAAACGCTTCAATACCAGTTGCTTATTCTGTGTTCGGTATTGATTTTCGCGGTTATTTTCAGCAGCTCGGCCGAGTCATCTACCTATATCATCGCTTTTGCCGGCGTAGCCATCTGGTTTATGAACCTTGACAGGCCTGTTACCGGTTTCGAGATTTTTTTACTGGTATTCGCGCTCATCATCACCAGCTTATCGCCATCCGATCTTTTTCCTGATTATATCCGGACGCATTACATCGTGCCCTATAAATTAAAATCGCTGCCTTGTTTTTTAATCTGGCTAAAAATTGTTTACGAAACGCTGCTGAGAGATTTTAAAGCCGAAAAGCCTGCGCAGGCAATCGTAGTTGAGTAG